In Cyclobacteriaceae bacterium, the DNA window CTGGCAACGTAATATTCTTTGAAGCAGCTGCGTCCGTCAGCTCAGCATTAGCCTTTGAATGCTCTTCAATCATCATTTTAGCGAATGATTTTACTTCACTTGAATATCCATTGGTTTGAGCAAGTTCACCTGCTTTCACTTCGAACATTCCCGCATCAGCAGCGCTTACCGCAAATTCTGTGTCTCCTTCAATTTTTGTATCGTCGAATTTCTTCTCATTCTGATCTTCTGCTGCTTCTTTGCTGTCGTCCTTCTTTGGACCGCAGGCAGCGAGACTTAGTATAAAGCCAAGTATTGCAAATTTTACTAATAAGGTTTTCATGGTTTGTCTGGTTTATGATTTTTCAAAAGGATCAAAAAATTATACCGCTGTAGCCAGAGTCAAATCATAATTCGTATAACCTTGTTTTAAGTTTAAAATGAATGATTCCGTGGAGAAAATTCCCCGCAGAATCTATAATAAAATATAATTATTAATGAAAGTATATATCTAAAGCAGATTTTTGTTTAGGAGATCCATCCACTCTATGACATTGTTAAGAGTATCATTAAACACAAATAACTTTAAGGGGTCATTAACGAATTCCGAATTTACATGGCATATGATTGGCTATCCTGAATTAAAGATTTAAAATCTAAAGATTATGGATAGCATCAATAAAGAACAGGAAGAAGATAACTTCAAAGACCTTCATGGAAAAGAGGCCACAGAAAAAATTCAGGAATTAGTTAACAAAGCAGGCTCATGCCTTTTTTGTAGTAAAATCACTACGAAAAAATCATTTTCCACCCGGCCAATGTCGGTTCAGAAAATTGATGAGCATGCCAATTTATGGTTCCTGAGTGCAAAAGACAGTCATAAGAACGCTGAAATAAAAGAAGACCATACAGTACAGCTTCTCTTTCAGGGATCCTCTTATTCCGATTTCCTCTCTCTTTATGGAAAAGCTTCTATCAGTACAGATAAATCAAAGATCAAGGAATTATGGCAACCGATCCTGAAGACATGGTTTACAGAAGGCATCGATGATCCACGCATCACTGTGATCAAAGTAAAACCTATTGATGGCTATTATTGGGATACAAAGCACAACATGATTGTGGGGCTTGTTAAAAGAATGGCCGGAGCAATCATTGGAAAAACTCTTGACGATTCTATTGAAGGAAATATTAGCATGAAATAATTGCTGTTAAAAACCGCTTATTTCATTATGATTCCGGTTATAGAACATCGTGCAACATAGTTGCATAAATCATGACCCTCCTTATCTTTGTACATAAGCCATGAAAAACCCGCTTTACTATATAATTTTCCATGTTGTCCTGGCGGGACTTCTATTATTCAATCAGGTTGGCTTAAATTTTATTCACGATCGTCACGACGCTCATGAAAATCAGATTAAGCAAAGTGCTTCAGCTGAACTTCACAAGCACAACAATCATTGTAAGGTTTGCTCCTTAGAAACTCTTTTTAATTTATCGTTACCACCTGCTGAAGAATTCCATTTTTCAAACTTTCAGCAAACCCTTCTCGCAAATACTTCTTGCGAAGAGATTACACTAACACTCTCACATAGCAGAGACCGGGCACCTCCCGTCATCTAACACCGATTTTTTCGGACCTGATCCAGATCAATATGCACTTGCCTTTCGGCAAACCTGCATCCTTTACATTTTGTAAGCTTTGTGATGAACTCTTTTATAAGAATACTTTCATTGTTCATGATTGTTTCATTCGGTCTGAATGCACAATCGAACTGCAATTTAAAATTCAGCGGCCAGGTTCTGGATGGCGAAAGCAAGCAGCCCCTACCATTTGCCAATATTCTTATTAAGGAGATTTCCAGAGGATCCGTTGCATCCGATCTGGGAAAATTCACAATTGAGTCCCTTTGTACAGGCACCTACACTGTCGAATGTTCTTTCATTGGATATGAAACCGTTACATACCGTGTTGATCTGAGTATCAACACAGATCACAATTTTATACTGTCAGCAGAAACAAAAACGATGAATGCGATTGTAGTGAAAGGTGAAAAGGATGATAACAAACCCTTGATCTCACAGCCAAAGTCAGAAATAAAAGGCGAAGATCTCGTAAAAGTAAGAGGAGAATCATTGGGTGAAGCACTCAAAAGTGTAACAGGTGTGTACGCGTTGCAATCAGGTCCGACCATTTTCAAACCTGTAATCCACGGAATGCACAGTAATCGCATTCTCATTTTTAATAATGGCGTGCGACAAGAGGGTCAGCAATGGGGATCTGAGCATGCTCCTGAAATAGATCCATTTGTAGCAACAAAGCTATCTGTTATCAAAGGTGCCGCAAGCATACGCTATGGTTCTGATGCAATCGGCGGAGTGATTCTGGTAGAACCATCAGAACTTCCTGACAGCCCGGGCATCAGTGGCGAAGTCAATGTTGTTGGGTCAACGAATAATGGAATGGGTGTTGTATCGGGAATTGTTCAGGGCGCATTTGATAAAAAACTGAGTGGACTTAGCTGGAGACTCCAGGGAACCTATCGCAGGGCAGGAAATTCAAAAACTCCCGGATACTACATTGAGAACTCAGGTTTTGAAGAGGCGAATTTTTCATCTGCACTTGCTTATAGAAAAAGCAATTATGGAGGAGAGATTTACTATAGCCAATTCAATACCCGGCTGGGTATCTTTTCAGGGACACATGCTGAGTCGATTTCTGATTTGAAGGCTGCCATCGAACGACCACAGCCCCTTACTCCATCCTATTTCAGTTATCAGATTGATCGACCCTATCAGCAAGTTCAGCACGATTTGTTTAAGGGAAGCATCTTCAGAATATTCAAAAATGAAAGCAGGATTGATGCAGTATTTGCGCGGCAGGAGGATGTGCGATCAGAATATGATTACGTTCCGTTGACCGGAAGGTTGAATCCTGAACTCTATCTGAAATTAGTTTCCCATACCCTGGATCTTATTTACAAGCACAAAGCTTTTAACAGATATTCAGGAACAGTAGGATTTAATGGACTGACACAGGGAAATGTACGTCAGTATGAAATGCTGATTCCCAACTTCCGTAACTACGGTGGTGGGCTATTCTACATTGGCAAGTGGACCTCCGATCGATTGACACTGGAGGCAGGAGCCCGATATGATTACCGATGGCTGCGAGCTTACACCATAGACAATAACACCGCACAAGTAGTTACACCGACATGGGAATTTCACAATGTTACAGGAACAATCGGGTCTCAATACTATATCCGACCCAATCTTTCCTGGACTGCAAATGTCGGAACGGCATGGCGGGCGCCTACGATCAATGAATTGATGTCAAGGGGCGTGCATCAAAGTGCGATCTCTTATGAGATTGGAAATGCCAACCTTCGTTCTGAAAGGGCGTATAATTTATCTACCTCCCTACATTACGAAAGTGCCCGGTGGCATGCAGAGCTCGGAGTTTATAACAACATCATTGATGGTTATATTTATTTAAAGCCAAATCTGCAATTCATTCATACCGTGAGGGGATCCTATCCTACTTTCAACTATACTCAGGTAGACGCAAGGTTCAGTGGTATTGATCTCTCTGCAACATATCATCTGACGGACTCATTGAGCATTACGTCAAAAGCTTCATTACTATACGCATGGAACCGTACGATCAACGATTATTTGCAATTGATTCCGGCCAACCGTTTTGAAAACACCTTGCGATATGGTTTTGGGAATCATGGAAGCTTCAGGCAACTGTATGCAAGCGTTACTAATGTCTATGTCATGCGGCAGGAAAGAGTGCCGGCCAATAGTGATTATCTGTTGCCACCACCGGATTACATGCTGATAAATGCAAATGCAGGGTTTTCAATTCCTGTTGGCAGACAATTGATGAGCGTAAGCTTTTCGGTAAACAATCTACTTAATCTCGCCTATCGGGATTACATGGATAGATTCCGGTATTTTACAAATGAGCCGGGATCAAACTATACAATCAAAGTTCGTATCCCTTTTGGAAAAACTATTTAACGAAAAAAAAAGAAACTAATATGAGCAATTTTAAAAATAAATATTTCATCATTATCCTGATCATAATAACATTTTCATGTAATCATGATGAGCAGAATGTCGTTCCTGTAATTGACAATGAGGCACTCACAACTGTTATCGTGGAACTTGTAAATGTTAACGACGCAAGTGATAAGCCGACCGCACAATGGGAACAGTTATTTGATAACAATGGAAACCCGCAACCTGTCGACATAAGTCAGGCGAATATTATTCTCAAGCCTAATTCAACTTACAATGCAACATTGACATTACTTGACAAGACGCAAAGCCCTGCATTTATCGTATCTGACGAAGTAAAGGAAAGAGAGAATTATCATCTTGTTTTTTATCAACCCTTAAGAACAAGTCAGTCGTTGATAATTCCTAATGATCCAAATGACCCGGATGATATTTATCCTGAGCCTATTCCAACACCAATACCAGCTGGGAATAATCTCAATCTTTCGATAACAATAACGGATCATGACACCAATGTGCCACAACTACCTTTGGGGCTTGATTCAAAATTTGTAACAGGCACGGCCAGTACAGGATGGTTACGGATTGTCCTTCGCCACCAACCTAATGGAAAAGACGGATCCTATGCTCCCGGAGAAACAGATCTGGATGTAGGTTTCACTGTTACAATACAATAAAAAAATAGAATAGCCTTGATCTATTCAGGGCTATTCTACACGTTCATCATTGGACTTTTGGCTCACTCCACAATCTTGAAGGAAAGGCAGATTCACCGAAAATAAATTATTAACTTCATGCCTTGCCTCTTCAAATGCGTCGAAAAATCTTCACACCTCTCTTTATTCTGGCTCTTTTTATCTCCTCTTGTGGAAAAAAGAACGAAACCATAACACGCTCTTTTTATTATTGGAAAAGTGGATTTTCCCTTGGTACAGATGGTAACCGCCTGCTCAATGAACTCGGAGTAAAGAAGCTTTATGTCAAGTTTTTTGACGTCGACATCTATGAGGAGGATGCTTATCCCAGATCAACACTGCATGTTTTGGATACTATCCCAGCAGGAATAGAGATCGTTCCGGTAGTGTTCCTTACGAATGCAACATTGAAAGGAACAAGTGACTATGCCCTGAAGGATCTTGCTGTGAAGATCGTAAGGAAGATCAAAGGAATTCAGAATTGCTTTACATCTATCACTCCGATTAAAGAGATCCAATTCGATTGTGATTGGTCAGAGGAAACAAAGGACAATTATTTTTCCCTTTTGAATAAAATCCAGGGCGAATTCACTGAACCGATTATGGTCACCGCCACCATCCGTCTGCATCAGGTAAAATACTTTCATGCTACCGGAGTTCCTCCTGTAAAAAGAGGAACACTCATGTTCTATAATATGGGAGACATTGACGATATGAACGGTGAAAGTTCAATTTTTAATGTGAAAGATGCGTCGCGCTATCTTGTCAATTTTGATCAGTATCCTTTACCCCTGGACATTGCATTACCCGTATTTTCCTGGGCCATCGTTTACCGGGAAGGAAAAATTCTTGGAATTATAAATGACTTTGGAGACGATCTCACTAACAACGGAGCACTGACGATGGTGAAAGAGAATCTTTATAAGGTCGATAAAACTATCCGCTATCACGACATGACGCTTATCAATGGCGATCATGTAAAGGTCGAAAGGTCTGGTACCGAAGAAGCATTATCTGCCGCTGGACTTATCAAACCTTACCTTGCCAAGGACTCCATCACCGTAACACTGTTTGACTTCGATTATAAAAATCTTTCCAAATATGAAACTCAGTCGATTGAAAAGATCTTTACTCGTTTTTAGCAGCCTCGCACTGGCACTCCTGCCACCTCAGATTTCTGACGCGTGCTGGGGTGGTGACGAAGAAACCGAACCGTACACCATCGTCTTTGGAAGAAATTTCTTTGCGCCCAAGCAACCCAAAAAGTTTGAACTCTTCAGTGACGTTCTTTTCAACTTCGATGAAAATGCAAAGGACGATCATCAGAAGAATGTAATAGAATGGCAGAGTTTCCTTCCCGGAGTTTCTGAAGAGACTGCCAGAAGACTTGTTTACGATGCCAGTTCCCAGGAATTAGCAGCACTTCATAAAAATTTATCAGATAAGAATTATCCTGATGAGATAACCAAAGCATTGTCAACGGTAGACTGGCAGAACGTTCTCTCCTATCTGATCTTTGTTCGCAAGTGTCAGCCTTATGTAAACGAATTTGACGACTGGGCTGGATGCTTTGAGAAGGGTGACGTATTCAACACTCTTTTTCAGGAAGGTGAAGCCATTGCCGAGCACGCAACCACTGATTTCATGAAAGTGAGGATTGGTTATCAGCTTTGTCGCCTGGCTCATTACATGAATGAGTTCGGTCGCTGTTCAGGGTATTATAATAAATATGTCTCACCTCTAACACCCCAAAGTATCATTTACTACTGGGCAATGGCTCACTATGCAGCAGCATTGAAAGCGGAAGGTCGTTTTCCTGAGTCTCAATTTCATTACGCACAAGTGTACAGGCATTGCTCAAGCAAGCGGATCAGTACTTTCCACAGTTTGTATTATGATGACATAGACTCAGCATTGACTTTATGCAAAGATCCAGCTGACAAAATATCTCTCTATGCTCTGAATAACCTTGAGAATGGCTCCAACAGTATTCAAAATCTCCAATCAATCTATGAGCTTGATCCACGTTCACCCGAACTTGAAGTCTTGTTATACAGAGAAATTTATAAAGAAGAAATGGGCGACCATTGGTCTGAGACCAGTGATTCGTCAAATAATATCAAATGGCTTTTGACCTTTACAGAAAAAGCAATTGCCAATGATCAGATGTATCGTCCCTACATATGGCATCTCTCAGCAGGATACCTCGCTTTTCTGAACAAATCATTTGACAAAGCCCGTGAGCATTACTCTCTGGTAAAGGCAACACCCGGCACGAATGTTACCTTTCTCAAACAGTACGTCACCTTGCTGGAGGTTTTATTAAAAGCTGCTGAAGTCAAAAGTATCAACGAACCTTTTGAAGAATCCCTTCATCGATATCTGGCTGCTATGGCAGCAGTTCAGGAAGGAAGTGAACTTTATGAAACATCATCACGGATTTCTCAGTACACCTACCAACTGCTCTATTCTGCTTATATGAAACAAGGAGATGTTGTGAAGGCTGAATTGGTAGCCCCTCATTTCTTTGATCCATACAGTTCAGTACCGAAGAGTATATTTCTTCATCCAGATACCGCTTCGGTAATGGGATTGATCCGATTCATTGATCGCCCTGATCTCAGCAATTTTGAAAAGTTTCTGTTAGCCAAATTGCCTTACAAGAAGCCTGATCTTCTGGAATTGCAAGGCAAACTTCTTTTCAGAATGGGAAATCTTAAAGAAGCAATTTCATTCTTTGATCAGAGTGGTCTCGCACATGGAGCCAGTGGCGATCCTTTTGGAACACACATCAATGATTGCGTCACCTGCGAAGAAGATCATGAGTATGTCACATCAAAGGATCTTGCAATGAAAATGCTTGATTATGAGAAACGGGCTACCAATGAACCTGGCAAAGCCACCGATTACTATTTTCTATTAGGCAATGCCTGGTATAACTGCACACTATATGGACCAACATGGCAGCATCTGGCCTACACCCGACCCATCGGAGCATTTGGTTCGACAGAAGATTTTTTTGAAGGCTTCTGGAAAGATGGCAAATTGGACACAGCAGGAATTGCTATTGCTATCATGGATAATCAGACATACACCTATAACGATACACCAGAAAAATTACCAGGATATTTTTATGACTGTACTAAAGCGTCAGAATATTATAGGAAAGCAATGAAAGCCTCAAAAGACATCGAGTTTAAAGCGAAGTGCACATTCATGCTTGCCAAATGTGAAGAGAACGAACGCTATTTAAAAAGAGCACTTCCCGGAACTGCACTTGGAAGCCATACCTATTATGGAAAACTTTACAGCGAATACGGTAAGACAAAATTCTATGCAGAGGTTATTCAGGAGTGTTCCTATGTAAGGAATTACAAGGAACTGAGAGAAGTGAATTGATCAGATATCTGCCAAGGAACCCTGATTGCTATTTAATATGCTATTGTTCTGAAAAATTCAGGAATTACTTTTGGCATTCCTATGAGAAAAAGCCTGCTCCCGTTTTTAAGCATCATCATTTTTCAATGCTCTCCTATTCAAAATAAAGAAGTCTCTGTTCATTCAATGGAAATACTCAACTCACCGACTGAGGTGGGAAGCGCTGAACCATCGCTGGTGACAGGCAAAAACGGAGAAGTATTTCTTTCCTGGACGCATCAAAAGAATGATACTGCGTATTTGAAGTTTTCCTCTCTCTCAGGAGATCAGTGGAGCAGTCCTCAGATAATAGGCTCGGGCACCAACTGGTTTGTTAATTGGGCAGACTATCCAACAATAGCAGTCAATGATCAAAATTTCGCTGCGAATTTTCTGGTGCGGAACGGCCAAAGCGCTTATGCTTATGATGCTGTCGTCTCTACTTCCGTTGATAAAGGGGAACATTGGACTGTCTCCACTCCAATTAATGACGACAGGAAAGAGGCCGAACACGGATTTGTATCCATCATTCCTTACAAAGAGAACTTCTTCGTTACCTGGCTTGATGGCAGGAACACGGTCATGGAGGGAATGGAAAACATGGAAGGTCACGAAGGCCACCATGGATCAATGAGTATTCGCGCTGCAATCATTGATAAGAATAACAAAAAAGTAAGTGAATGGGAGCTTGATAACAAAACGTGCGACTGTTGTCAGACGAGTAGTGCGATGACAAATGCCGGGCCCATCGTCGTCTACCGCGACCGATCCCATCAGGAAATTCGTGACATCTCTATCGTCAGACTTATTGATGGCAAATGGACTGTTCCAAAACCTGTCTCACAGGACAACTGGAAGATCAATGGATGTCCTGTAAATGGACCTCGCGTGGTTGCTTCAGGAGATGATGTAGTGGTAGCGTGGTACACCGGCGCTCAGGATTCCACTCAAGTGAAAATATCCTTTTCTGCCGACGGTGGCGCAACCTTCGGAAAGGCAATTTTAATAAATGAGAAGCAAGCCATCGGGCGCGTTGATATTGAAATGCTCAGTAAAGAGTTAATAATGATCTGCTGGATGGAGGACGAAAAGATTAAGGCGGCAAAAGTTCATGCTGATGGAACCAAAGAAGCAACGATTATCATTGCATCCTCATCTTCTGCACGGTCCAGTGGATTCCCTCAAATGACAAAATCAGGAGATCATCTGATTTTTGCCTGGACAGACGAAGCATCAAATAATATCAAACTAATGCGGATAAAAATATAGTCACATATGAAGCCTTTGTGGTTCTAAGCTTCATTAAATTGACTATTCATCCCGAAGGCTATCCACCGGATTCATAGTAGCAATACTGAATACTTTATAGCCTATTGTAGCAAATGATACTGCAAACATGAGGATGACCGACACAACGAATGTCATGGTGTTCACACTCTGATAATATTTCCAGATAGTACTCATAATAGCATTGCACCATGCATAGCCTGCCCATGCTCCCAGTAATGATGCAACAGCAAGGATGATAACAAACTCTTTGTTTATAGTTGTCATGATACTTGAGACTGAAGCTCCGACAATTTTACGAATTCCAATTTCCTTCATCCGGCGAATCATATTGAGAGACACTAAAGTATAGAGTCCTGTTGCAGATAATAACATCGCAATAACTCCTAGAAAAGTATATCCATAAACGATGCTCATGTTCAGTGTGTTTGCCTGCTGTGTTACAGAAGACAATAAGTATCCATTGTATAACCTATTTGGGAATATTTTATTCCATTGATCATTCATGAAAATATTCATAGAGGATAGCTTATCCTCATCGGCGCTGACAACCAACTGTGTGTACTGATCTGGTAACACATAGCGGATCATCATCGGTTCCATTTCATACCAGAGCCCTCTTGTATAAACATCCTTAACCACTCCTACTACATATAACTTTACTGAATCCTTCCAGATAATTTCCTTTCCAAGAGGCTTATCCCAACCAAAGAGTTCCACCATATTCTGAGTTACAATGATCGATTCATTGCGATCCGTCTCAGAGTTCTTGGTAAAATCACGACCCTCAACAAGTTTGAGATCCATGGTGTTTAAATAATTATCTCCCACCTGAATAATGTCAACTTCCGATTGTGAGGATTGGTACTTTACTGGCTCGTGCGAACGATTAGAGAAGATGCCACTTCTTGCCCCGGCTATTGAGGTAATCACAGGATTTTGCTGCAATGCATTTCTATAGGCATTAAATTCAGTTTCACCATTGACATAGGTGACAACAGAGCCACGCACATCGAAACCAAGATCATACTGTTGCTGGTAGTGGGCGTTATGCAGGAATCCAAAAGCACTTACAATTGCTATCAGTGAAATTGTGAATTGCAATCCAAGAAGTGATCGTGTAAAA includes these proteins:
- a CDS encoding TonB-dependent receptor, which translates into the protein MNSFIRILSLFMIVSFGLNAQSNCNLKFSGQVLDGESKQPLPFANILIKEISRGSVASDLGKFTIESLCTGTYTVECSFIGYETVTYRVDLSINTDHNFILSAETKTMNAIVVKGEKDDNKPLISQPKSEIKGEDLVKVRGESLGEALKSVTGVYALQSGPTIFKPVIHGMHSNRILIFNNGVRQEGQQWGSEHAPEIDPFVATKLSVIKGAASIRYGSDAIGGVILVEPSELPDSPGISGEVNVVGSTNNGMGVVSGIVQGAFDKKLSGLSWRLQGTYRRAGNSKTPGYYIENSGFEEANFSSALAYRKSNYGGEIYYSQFNTRLGIFSGTHAESISDLKAAIERPQPLTPSYFSYQIDRPYQQVQHDLFKGSIFRIFKNESRIDAVFARQEDVRSEYDYVPLTGRLNPELYLKLVSHTLDLIYKHKAFNRYSGTVGFNGLTQGNVRQYEMLIPNFRNYGGGLFYIGKWTSDRLTLEAGARYDYRWLRAYTIDNNTAQVVTPTWEFHNVTGTIGSQYYIRPNLSWTANVGTAWRAPTINELMSRGVHQSAISYEIGNANLRSERAYNLSTSLHYESARWHAELGVYNNIIDGYIYLKPNLQFIHTVRGSYPTFNYTQVDARFSGIDLSATYHLTDSLSITSKASLLYAWNRTINDYLQLIPANRFENTLRYGFGNHGSFRQLYASVTNVYVMRQERVPANSDYLLPPPDYMLINANAGFSIPVGRQLMSVSFSVNNLLNLAYRDYMDRFRYFTNEPGSNYTIKVRIPFGKTI
- a CDS encoding DUF4142 domain-containing protein, whose translation is MKTLLVKFAILGFILSLAACGPKKDDSKEAAEDQNEKKFDDTKIEGDTEFAVSAADAGMFEVKAGELAQTNGYSSEVKSFAKMMIEEHSKANAELTDAAASKNITLPAYLSNNAQGNYDALAKKTGKDFDDAYTDLMVKGHKDVLDLFKKEAADGKDADLKAWATGKVAIIEHHLEMAKQTEEIVDKMK
- a CDS encoding exo-alpha-sialidase, with product MRKSLLPFLSIIIFQCSPIQNKEVSVHSMEILNSPTEVGSAEPSLVTGKNGEVFLSWTHQKNDTAYLKFSSLSGDQWSSPQIIGSGTNWFVNWADYPTIAVNDQNFAANFLVRNGQSAYAYDAVVSTSVDKGEHWTVSTPINDDRKEAEHGFVSIIPYKENFFVTWLDGRNTVMEGMENMEGHEGHHGSMSIRAAIIDKNNKKVSEWELDNKTCDCCQTSSAMTNAGPIVVYRDRSHQEIRDISIVRLIDGKWTVPKPVSQDNWKINGCPVNGPRVVASGDDVVVAWYTGAQDSTQVKISFSADGGATFGKAILINEKQAIGRVDIEMLSKELIMICWMEDEKIKAAKVHADGTKEATIIIASSSSARSSGFPQMTKSGDHLIFAWTDEASNNIKLMRIKI
- a CDS encoding pyridoxamine 5'-phosphate oxidase family protein, translating into MDSINKEQEEDNFKDLHGKEATEKIQELVNKAGSCLFCSKITTKKSFSTRPMSVQKIDEHANLWFLSAKDSHKNAEIKEDHTVQLLFQGSSYSDFLSLYGKASISTDKSKIKELWQPILKTWFTEGIDDPRITVIKVKPIDGYYWDTKHNMIVGLVKRMAGAIIGKTLDDSIEGNISMK